The proteins below are encoded in one region of Enhydrobacter sp.:
- a CDS encoding nucleotide sugar dehydrogenase, with the protein MTSASLPRVSVIGLGKLGAPLAAVLASRGFTVIGLDVNKTFVDAMNAGKMPIVEPQLNELIAANRERLSATMDANEIVQKSDASFVIVPTPSDSTGFFSNRFVLQAMETLGKALRNKKGYHVVVITSTVMPGTTGSEIKAALEAASGRKVGPELGLCYNPEFIALGSVVRDMLYPDSILIGESDAKAGDMLQTIYLRLCEKKPPVQRMNFVNAELTKISVNTYVTTKISYANMLADLCDRLPGADVDVVTKALGADSRIGAKYLKGAMGYGGPCFPRDNVAFAALARKIGARADVAEATDRVNNHQVERVTGLVAKFARSGTRIALLGLSYKPHTPVVEESHSVKIAAKLADAGYVVTVHDPLAQDSALAVLGDKVVEASSLDSTVRDCDLLIVATGWPDYKAIDPAWCKRNGQRLTILDLWRTLPADKFADVADVLYLGSGRM; encoded by the coding sequence ATGACCTCAGCCTCTCTGCCTCGTGTTTCGGTCATCGGCCTTGGCAAGCTCGGCGCGCCACTCGCGGCGGTCCTGGCCAGCCGCGGTTTCACGGTCATCGGCCTCGACGTCAACAAGACGTTCGTGGATGCCATGAATGCCGGCAAGATGCCGATCGTCGAGCCGCAGCTCAACGAGCTGATCGCCGCCAACAGGGAGCGGCTGTCCGCCACCATGGACGCCAACGAGATCGTGCAGAAGAGCGACGCCAGCTTCGTGATCGTGCCGACGCCGTCCGACAGCACCGGCTTCTTCTCCAACCGCTTCGTGCTGCAGGCGATGGAGACGCTCGGCAAGGCGCTGCGCAACAAGAAAGGCTACCATGTCGTGGTCATCACCAGCACGGTGATGCCTGGCACGACCGGCAGCGAGATCAAGGCGGCCCTGGAGGCGGCCTCCGGCCGCAAGGTCGGACCGGAGCTCGGCCTCTGCTACAATCCGGAGTTCATCGCGCTCGGCAGCGTGGTGCGCGACATGCTCTACCCCGACTCCATCCTGATCGGCGAGAGCGACGCCAAGGCGGGCGACATGCTGCAGACGATCTACCTACGGCTCTGCGAGAAGAAGCCGCCGGTGCAGCGGATGAACTTCGTCAATGCCGAGCTCACCAAGATCTCGGTGAACACCTACGTCACGACGAAGATCTCCTACGCCAACATGCTGGCCGACCTGTGCGACCGCCTGCCGGGCGCCGATGTCGACGTGGTCACCAAGGCCCTCGGCGCCGACAGCCGCATCGGGGCGAAGTACCTCAAAGGCGCCATGGGCTATGGCGGCCCCTGCTTCCCGCGCGACAACGTCGCGTTCGCGGCGCTCGCCCGCAAGATCGGTGCGCGCGCCGACGTTGCCGAGGCGACCGACCGGGTCAACAACCACCAGGTCGAGCGCGTCACCGGCCTCGTGGCGAAGTTCGCCAGGTCGGGCACCCGCATCGCCCTGCTCGGCCTTTCGTACAAGCCTCACACGCCGGTCGTCGAGGAAAGCCACAGCGTCAAGATCGCGGCCAAGCTCGCCGATGCCGGCTACGTCGTGACGGTGCACGATCCGCTGGCGCAGGATTCGGCGCTTGCCGTGCTGGGCGACAAGGTGGTCGAGGCTTCCTCGCTCGACAGCACGGTGCGCGACTGCGATCTCTTGATCGTCGCCACCGGCTGGCCCGACTACAAGGCGATCGATCCGGCCTGGTGCAAGCGTAACGGCCAGCGCCTCACCATCCTCGACCTCTGGCGGACCCTGCCGGCGGACAAGTTCGCCGATGTGGCGGACGTGCTCTACCTGGGGTCGGGTCGCATGTAG